A window of Fictibacillus halophilus contains these coding sequences:
- a CDS encoding MEDS domain-containing protein, whose amino-acid sequence MSMKELMEQKRNVHVLYSYNGMKEYTEKIVNYIQEGTSLGEYVVVIENERIYRMLKQELAIRLKPAQLELVHHVNNFDFYYSSGSYHPPAIVDYFFKTVKPYVDNNKSFRSWAHVEWGTMEDPLHLIEDLERIVDGAVNELAFPLICAYEGEKMPEHLQTSLLKTHPYILIDEEFVVSDQYTLKRINK is encoded by the coding sequence GTGAGTATGAAAGAGTTAATGGAACAAAAAAGGAATGTTCATGTACTTTATTCTTATAATGGAATGAAAGAATACACAGAAAAAATTGTGAATTATATTCAAGAGGGCACCTCATTAGGAGAGTATGTTGTCGTTATTGAAAACGAACGCATCTATCGCATGCTTAAACAAGAATTGGCCATTAGATTAAAACCTGCTCAATTGGAGCTTGTTCATCATGTAAATAATTTTGACTTTTACTATTCAAGCGGCAGCTATCATCCACCTGCCATTGTAGATTACTTTTTCAAAACCGTTAAACCTTATGTAGATAACAACAAGTCTTTTCGTTCATGGGCACATGTTGAATGGGGGACAATGGAAGATCCTCTTCATCTAATCGAAGACCTAGAGAGAATCGTGGACGGAGCCGTAAATGAGCTTGCATTCCCACTTATATGTGCATATGAGGGTGAAAAAATGCCAGAACATCTTCAAACCAGCTTACTGAAAACGCATCCCTATATACTCATAGATGAGGAATTCGTTGTATCAGATCAATACACATTGAAACGTATAAATAAATAA
- a CDS encoding zinc-binding dehydrogenase produces MKAVQVTGYGDINKLEVVDINIPEPGENEVLIQVKACGINNTEIWMREGAYGTGSKSGWRPEGVQFPRIPGSDITGTVVKTGKQVASSMIGKDVVLFPFTSSGEEGYEHISDDMSFIGSEYDGGYAEYVVWPAHLCFDMPLQSFTESAVFSVSGLTAWHMVEQIQVQPNETVLVTGANGGVGSLNVQIAANVFGAKVIAVVGDLTLEEKLKELGATHVVSYKSKDLAHEIQQINGGPIDSVLDVVGDALFSTSLQVLKNGGKFCTSGSAGGQKTELDFRTLYLKHITLYGSVLGTKAEFARMLDAISQGKIKPVIDRTFPLHEAREAQTYFKKAGKLGKIVLIP; encoded by the coding sequence ATGAAAGCCGTTCAAGTGACAGGTTATGGTGATATAAATAAATTAGAAGTTGTTGATATCAACATACCGGAGCCAGGAGAAAATGAAGTTTTAATTCAGGTGAAGGCATGTGGTATCAATAATACGGAAATTTGGATGAGAGAAGGAGCATACGGTACAGGTTCTAAATCAGGTTGGCGACCAGAAGGGGTTCAATTTCCGAGAATACCAGGCTCAGATATTACAGGTACAGTTGTGAAAACAGGGAAACAAGTTGCATCTTCTATGATAGGAAAGGACGTTGTATTGTTTCCTTTTACATCAAGTGGAGAAGAAGGATACGAACATATCTCTGATGATATGTCATTTATAGGGTCTGAGTATGACGGAGGGTATGCTGAATACGTAGTTTGGCCAGCACATCTTTGCTTTGATATGCCTTTACAGAGTTTCACAGAAAGTGCCGTTTTCTCCGTAAGTGGTTTAACTGCGTGGCACATGGTCGAACAGATTCAGGTTCAACCGAATGAAACCGTCCTAGTAACGGGTGCCAACGGAGGGGTAGGCTCACTGAATGTACAGATTGCTGCAAATGTTTTTGGAGCTAAAGTAATTGCAGTGGTAGGCGACCTTACATTAGAGGAAAAACTAAAAGAACTCGGAGCAACACATGTAGTCTCATATAAATCGAAGGACCTTGCGCATGAAATCCAACAAATCAACGGGGGTCCGATTGACTCTGTTTTAGATGTGGTTGGAGACGCGTTGTTTTCTACTTCTCTTCAAGTTTTAAAAAACGGAGGCAAGTTCTGTACTTCAGGATCTGCCGGCGGACAAAAAACAGAGCTTGATTTTAGAACTTTATATTTAAAACACATAACACTATACGGTTCTGTTTTAGGAACAAAGGCAGAATTTGCTCGAATGTTAGATGCAATTTCTCAAGGTAAAATTAAACCCGTTATAGATCGAACGTTTCCTCTTCATGAAGCAAGAGAAGCTCAAACATATTTCAAGAAAGCAGGAAAGTTAGGGAAAATTGTATTAATTCCTTAG
- a CDS encoding MFS transporter, with product MKNNSFSRPFKALWIGEIISEFGGAAGGIINGLILFEITGSKEWMGALWLLYFIPSLILQGISAPFLNHVIKEKMLLNIQRFRSVAYILPLIGYISGSEIGTIAGLVILQCVLGLLQPIYASLSFALLPDLCEEKELVSANSLLDGTIRLMSFIAPGVTSLLLLVSPLYTIYGLSSLMFLLSSISLSQIPQVSKKRVATWSKKFWWEETKIGYRTFLQFPQLLRLTLLSSSVQFAVGATLVINVPFIREDLTGEAWEYAIFAGMFPIGYALGMLLLTKLPKNNKTMYVGLVGGGLSFIALYFAPSVYIAWGCEFLGGLLFPMFNAQSSALFQQNAPRDRLSQLSAVRLLFLRITMPLGILFASNSYLGISTRMTYFFIGVIIAVPGMYYLICTLIQNKDHDLKDRVKISS from the coding sequence ATGAAGAATAACTCATTTTCTAGACCATTTAAAGCCCTCTGGATCGGCGAAATCATCTCCGAATTTGGAGGGGCTGCCGGTGGTATCATAAACGGGCTTATACTATTCGAGATAACAGGGTCTAAAGAGTGGATGGGAGCACTTTGGCTTCTTTATTTTATTCCATCCTTAATTCTGCAAGGTATCAGCGCTCCATTCCTAAACCACGTTATAAAAGAAAAAATGCTTTTAAATATTCAACGATTCCGTTCTGTTGCTTATATTCTGCCTTTGATCGGATACATAAGCGGTTCAGAAATAGGTACGATCGCTGGATTAGTGATTCTGCAATGTGTATTGGGTCTATTGCAACCGATATACGCTAGTCTTTCTTTTGCTTTATTACCAGATCTTTGTGAAGAAAAAGAATTAGTTTCTGCCAACAGCTTACTCGATGGAACCATACGCCTCATGAGTTTTATCGCACCAGGTGTTACATCTTTACTTCTTTTAGTCAGTCCTCTGTATACCATTTACGGGTTATCTAGCCTTATGTTTTTACTGAGCTCCATATCGCTTTCTCAAATTCCTCAAGTAAGCAAAAAAAGAGTAGCGACATGGTCAAAAAAGTTCTGGTGGGAAGAAACAAAAATTGGGTATCGTACTTTCCTTCAATTTCCACAGCTACTAAGACTAACTCTGTTATCATCATCTGTACAATTTGCAGTAGGAGCCACTTTGGTAATAAACGTGCCTTTTATTAGAGAAGATTTGACCGGGGAAGCTTGGGAATATGCGATTTTTGCGGGAATGTTTCCGATTGGATATGCGCTTGGCATGCTGCTTCTTACAAAGTTACCTAAGAACAACAAAACCATGTATGTCGGCCTTGTTGGAGGAGGGTTGTCTTTTATCGCATTGTACTTCGCTCCTTCTGTTTATATCGCTTGGGGATGCGAATTCTTAGGAGGACTCTTATTTCCGATGTTCAATGCCCAAAGCTCTGCTCTTTTTCAACAAAATGCTCCTCGAGATCGATTATCACAATTAAGCGCAGTGAGGTTACTTTTTCTTCGGATCACCATGCCACTCGGAATCTTATTCGCTTCTAACAGTTACTTAGGCATAAGTACTCGTATGACATACTTTTTTATCGGTGTGATAATTGCAGTGCCGGGAATGTATTACTTAATCTGTACCTTGATTCAAAATAAAGATCATGATTTGAAAGATCGAGTTAAAATCTCAAGTTAA
- a CDS encoding ArsR/SmtB family transcription factor, protein MKNIHSPHSHETVSLSIESSMVWELALGIAGYTYEKLRHTFEQDEQWTQRESLMSASLRKNLETIQQTNLWYGMIMLQNKISASTITEFSLKVSELPSDVFYETLLPYKNRSCESHRNEAAKSYEQSNAFNQYASLFKEHDFLEGYVRTLEHINRDVLHSLLTETLSEWYNWQSKNTDWEKWMQALSFEKKQNGLLNHQKPSEEIERITRGAKYVPEPSVWNIKLIPHVSYRPWILEQKTSDTKLIFYPLSDEALLEPGSPTNELVRGHKALGDDLRLKLLYQLMRGPLSLQELTTQFNVSKTTLHHQLSLLKAAKLVKVEKGIYSANTHYIRSFSNQLQHYLGEDTNEE, encoded by the coding sequence ATGAAAAATATCCATTCTCCTCATTCTCATGAAACTGTATCCCTATCTATTGAGAGTTCAATGGTATGGGAACTAGCTCTAGGAATTGCAGGTTATACATACGAAAAATTGCGTCACACGTTTGAACAGGATGAGCAGTGGACACAGCGAGAGTCTCTAATGTCAGCGTCTTTAAGAAAGAATTTAGAAACCATACAACAAACAAACTTGTGGTATGGCATGATTATGCTGCAGAACAAAATTTCAGCTTCTACGATTACAGAATTTTCATTAAAAGTTTCTGAGTTACCATCTGACGTTTTTTATGAAACGCTTTTACCTTACAAAAATCGTTCATGTGAGTCGCACAGAAATGAGGCCGCAAAAAGTTATGAACAATCTAATGCCTTTAATCAATACGCATCTCTATTTAAAGAACACGACTTTTTGGAGGGATATGTACGAACACTTGAGCATATAAACCGTGATGTACTGCACTCCTTACTAACTGAAACACTTTCGGAATGGTATAACTGGCAAAGTAAAAATACGGATTGGGAAAAATGGATGCAAGCTCTCTCATTTGAAAAGAAACAGAATGGTCTTCTTAATCACCAAAAACCATCAGAAGAAATTGAACGTATTACAAGAGGAGCAAAATATGTTCCAGAACCTTCTGTTTGGAACATAAAACTAATTCCACATGTCTCTTATAGACCATGGATACTTGAACAAAAAACATCAGATACAAAGCTCATCTTTTATCCATTGAGTGATGAAGCGTTATTAGAGCCAGGTTCTCCTACAAATGAGCTTGTACGGGGGCATAAGGCACTAGGTGACGATCTTCGATTAAAATTATTGTATCAACTAATGAGAGGACCACTCTCTCTTCAAGAATTAACCACACAGTTTAACGTATCAAAAACCACCCTGCACCACCAGCTATCACTTTTAAAAGCTGCTAAACTTGTTAAGGTTGAAAAGGGTATTTATTCCGCTAATACACACTATATTCGTTCGTTCTCCAACCAACTTCAGCACTATTTGGGAGAAGACACAAATGAAGAATAA
- a CDS encoding GNAT family N-acetyltransferase yields MFVYKIDEELSLRMFNEKDATEFFQLTIQSKEYLKEWLGWLDYTNEEEDSLAFIKATLKGVIETGGYPKTTAIIYKGNIAGIIGFNEINRLHKIGVMGYWLGQQFQGKGIMMRACKAYIAYGFNELDLNRIEIRVAEENKKSRAIPEKLGFQEEGKIRQAEWLYDHYVDHVIYGLLAEEWKQNN; encoded by the coding sequence ATGTTTGTTTATAAAATTGACGAGGAGCTATCTCTTCGTATGTTTAATGAAAAAGATGCTACAGAGTTCTTCCAACTAACGATTCAATCTAAAGAGTATCTAAAGGAATGGCTAGGCTGGTTAGACTATACGAATGAAGAAGAAGATTCCCTTGCTTTCATAAAAGCGACCTTAAAAGGGGTAATTGAAACAGGGGGTTATCCAAAGACAACAGCAATTATTTATAAAGGAAACATTGCTGGAATTATCGGGTTTAACGAAATAAATAGGTTACATAAGATCGGTGTTATGGGATATTGGCTCGGTCAACAGTTTCAAGGAAAAGGAATTATGATGAGAGCGTGTAAAGCATATATTGCATATGGCTTTAATGAACTCGATCTTAATCGAATTGAAATACGAGTAGCTGAAGAAAATAAAAAAAGCCGTGCGATTCCGGAGAAGCTAGGATTTCAGGAAGAAGGCAAGATTCGCCAAGCAGAATGGCTTTATGATCATTATGTTGATCATGTGATATATGGTCTATTGGCTGAAGAATGGAAACAAAATAACTAG
- a CDS encoding LLM class oxidoreductase, with protein MNPFKYHRSYNRMYSEGELTLGLHIPLENYRFATPTMEQQVELSQLAEKLGFTSLWFRDVLLEDPNFGDPAVGQIYDMMIYMTYLASQTKEIALGTAAAVLPLRHPLRVAKEIATLDQLFPERVLLGVSSGDRRADFSALGVSHETRGQAFVEAFQYLNQVLYNEYPEIRSSRGTVQGANLVPKPTKRIPTFITGYAQQEMEWFAEHGDGWMYYPRSPKYQEVTIKRWRELVGRYHPDTFKPFTQPMHLDLAEDPNEAPQPIRLGFRIGRNPLIELLQVYKESGVNHLFFALFDSERPAKEVIQELGEEVIPHFPALKL; from the coding sequence ATGAATCCATTCAAATATCATCGTTCTTACAATCGAATGTATAGTGAGGGTGAATTAACACTTGGACTACACATCCCTCTTGAAAATTATAGATTTGCTACTCCGACGATGGAACAGCAAGTTGAATTGTCGCAGTTAGCTGAAAAATTAGGTTTCACAAGTTTATGGTTTCGTGATGTTCTGTTGGAAGATCCGAATTTTGGAGATCCAGCGGTAGGTCAGATTTACGATATGATGATCTATATGACATATTTAGCAAGTCAGACGAAGGAAATTGCACTAGGAACAGCAGCTGCTGTACTACCATTAAGGCATCCGTTGCGTGTTGCTAAAGAAATCGCAACTCTGGATCAATTGTTCCCAGAACGTGTGTTGCTTGGCGTATCATCAGGTGATAGACGTGCAGATTTTTCTGCTTTAGGTGTCTCGCACGAAACACGAGGGCAAGCGTTTGTGGAGGCTTTTCAATATCTTAACCAGGTCCTTTATAATGAATACCCAGAAATCCGTTCATCCAGGGGAACCGTGCAGGGAGCTAATCTTGTACCTAAGCCAACAAAACGAATTCCGACATTTATTACAGGCTATGCACAACAGGAAATGGAGTGGTTTGCAGAGCATGGAGATGGGTGGATGTACTATCCTCGCAGCCCTAAGTATCAAGAAGTAACAATAAAAAGGTGGAGAGAGTTAGTTGGGCGCTATCATCCTGATACGTTCAAACCATTCACTCAGCCGATGCACCTTGATCTAGCAGAAGATCCTAACGAAGCTCCACAACCGATTCGTTTAGGATTTAGAATCGGCCGCAATCCATTGATCGAGCTGTTGCAAGTGTATAAAGAGTCTGGAGTAAACCACTTGTTCTTTGCACTCTTTGATAGTGAAAGACCAGCTAAAGAAGTTATACAAGAACTAGGTGAAGAAGTGATACCGCATTTTCCAGCTTTAAAACTTTAA
- a CDS encoding FusB/FusC family EF-G-binding protein — protein sequence MSKPFIRNHQYNLIKQQVLQLQRACNNGADPKVIEAVQHSAQSKILESFSELNESQKDLIAGLEPLRKSEEFQKYLQSLEPFLEKFSTTTNKQIMKLFPKVKKLKVPDLNAIDFQKISYLGWVDIGTNKMFIVYHLDGKLVGVQGRYTPSNKGICFLCNGITDVALFSAITKSKPANASSDYYKAIGNYICTDSHECNKRISKVDSLEKFLQDVLY from the coding sequence ATGAGTAAACCATTCATTAGAAATCATCAGTACAACCTCATAAAACAACAAGTTTTACAACTACAGCGTGCATGTAATAACGGTGCTGATCCAAAAGTAATTGAAGCTGTTCAACACAGCGCTCAATCAAAAATTCTTGAATCCTTTTCTGAGCTCAATGAATCTCAAAAAGATTTAATAGCGGGGTTAGAACCTTTACGGAAATCAGAAGAGTTTCAGAAATACTTGCAATCCTTAGAACCATTTCTTGAGAAATTTTCAACCACTACTAATAAGCAGATTATGAAATTGTTTCCGAAAGTTAAGAAGCTGAAAGTACCTGATTTGAATGCGATTGATTTTCAAAAGATCAGTTATCTTGGCTGGGTTGATATTGGTACGAATAAAATGTTCATCGTGTATCACTTAGACGGTAAGCTAGTTGGTGTACAAGGTAGATATACACCATCAAACAAGGGTATCTGTTTTTTGTGTAACGGAATTACAGATGTTGCATTATTCTCAGCGATAACAAAATCTAAACCAGCAAACGCTTCTTCCGACTATTATAAAGCGATCGGAAATTACATTTGTACGGACAGTCATGAGTGTAATAAAAGAATTTCAAAAGTTGACTCTTTAGAAAAGTTTCTTCAAGACGTTTTATATTAA
- a CDS encoding TetR/AcrR family transcriptional regulator codes for MNNRKRKVADTALKLFIEKGIQQTSIQEIIDKANISKGTFYNYFSSKSDCIADILEFLRYDASQQRIAVQIGRDTGDRDVFIEQIVIIMRLNQERNLQPLFEAILSSNEADLKKLVMQHRLYEMEWISNRFIEILGDEVREHVFEATILFFGMMHHMLFTMRITNTTYSLEHVVDTLLSYIELIVPKMMLNESVLIPLSAIDLLRTNANKKQVKIDDVLSHAEQLQQDFTFNEEQQDLFDAVMSELKRERIRKIVLQPLLKPFQKSFEESPISSQAQTFTNLVWYYLRNMS; via the coding sequence ATGAATAACAGAAAAAGAAAAGTCGCTGACACCGCTTTGAAGCTCTTTATAGAAAAAGGCATTCAGCAGACTTCTATACAGGAAATTATTGATAAAGCTAATATTTCAAAAGGCACGTTCTACAACTATTTCTCATCAAAGAGTGACTGTATCGCGGACATTTTGGAATTTTTGCGTTATGACGCCAGTCAACAGCGAATCGCCGTTCAAATAGGCAGGGATACAGGTGATCGGGATGTTTTCATCGAACAAATTGTAATCATCATGCGGCTGAACCAGGAAAGAAACCTTCAGCCACTTTTTGAAGCGATTCTTTCTTCCAATGAAGCTGACCTGAAAAAACTCGTTATGCAGCATCGATTATATGAGATGGAATGGATATCTAATCGTTTTATTGAAATCTTAGGCGATGAAGTTCGGGAGCATGTGTTTGAAGCGACCATCCTATTCTTCGGCATGATGCATCATATGTTGTTTACAATGCGAATAACAAATACGACTTACTCATTAGAGCATGTCGTTGATACTCTCCTTTCTTATATTGAGTTGATCGTACCCAAGATGATGTTGAACGAATCGGTTCTCATCCCTCTTTCAGCTATTGATTTACTCCGTACAAATGCAAATAAAAAACAAGTCAAAATAGATGATGTTCTATCACACGCTGAGCAACTGCAGCAGGATTTTACGTTTAACGAAGAACAGCAAGACCTTTTTGATGCGGTCATGAGTGAACTTAAACGTGAGCGTATTCGTAAGATTGTTCTTCAACCATTATTGAAGCCATTTCAAAAAAGTTTTGAAGAATCACCAATCTCTTCTCAAGCGCAAACTTTTACTAACTTGGTTTGGTACTATTTAAGAAATATGAGTTAA
- a CDS encoding DHA2 family efflux MFS transporter permease subunit, whose translation MGNTDSTLQHKKPPYLMLAILFVGAFVAFLNNSLLNVALPTIMVDLNVKDYSTVQWLVTGFMLVSGVLIPASAFLITRFSNRTLFITAMAIFTIGTALSAFAPNFGVLLTGRMVQAVGSSVMGPILMNVMLVSFPREKRGIAMGIFGLVMITAPAIGPTLSGYIVEYYDWRLLFEMILPLAILSLLFAVWKLENVMKQNKNVSLDYLSLVLSSIGFGGILYGCSTASSDGWTDTVVLSTLIIGGIALVIFVLRQLKLDEPLLNIRVYKYPMFALASVIAIVNAVAMFSGMILTPAYVQSVRGISPLDSGLMMLPGAIIMGIMSPITGKLFDKFGPRALAVVGLTITAISTYMLAHLQADSTYSYIIMIYSMRMFGLSMVMMPIMTNGLNQLPTSLNPHGTAVNNTAQQVSGSIGTAILVTIMNTVTKTEAESLMSGVDPATITEASTAALTQQALLSGIQYSFLVAFGINIVALVLAFFVKRVDTSAEAVNKIEKENKTSTKSVTA comes from the coding sequence ATGGGGAATACAGATTCCACTTTACAACATAAAAAACCGCCCTATTTGATGCTTGCGATCTTGTTCGTTGGAGCGTTCGTAGCTTTTTTAAACAACTCATTGCTGAACGTAGCATTGCCTACCATCATGGTGGATTTAAATGTAAAAGACTATTCGACCGTTCAATGGCTGGTCACCGGCTTCATGCTTGTGAGCGGTGTTTTAATACCAGCTTCGGCATTTTTAATTACTCGATTCTCAAATCGAACGTTGTTTATTACAGCGATGGCCATCTTTACAATCGGTACGGCGCTATCGGCTTTTGCTCCTAACTTTGGTGTGTTATTAACAGGACGTATGGTGCAAGCTGTTGGTTCATCTGTAATGGGGCCAATATTAATGAACGTCATGCTCGTTAGTTTTCCACGTGAAAAACGAGGCATTGCGATGGGGATTTTCGGGTTGGTCATGATTACAGCTCCTGCGATCGGACCAACATTGTCAGGTTATATCGTTGAATACTATGACTGGCGTCTACTTTTTGAAATGATTCTGCCGCTAGCTATTCTTAGCCTATTATTTGCAGTTTGGAAGCTTGAAAATGTGATGAAGCAGAACAAAAATGTTTCATTGGATTATCTATCTCTCGTATTATCCAGCATAGGATTCGGAGGAATTCTATACGGTTGTAGCACGGCAAGTTCGGATGGCTGGACGGATACGGTTGTTCTTTCCACGCTAATTATTGGTGGTATCGCATTAGTGATCTTTGTCCTGCGACAATTAAAGTTAGATGAACCATTATTGAACATTAGAGTTTATAAGTATCCAATGTTTGCTCTCGCTTCTGTCATTGCGATTGTGAACGCAGTTGCCATGTTTTCAGGCATGATTTTAACACCGGCATACGTGCAAAGTGTTCGAGGAATATCGCCACTTGATTCTGGGCTTATGATGTTGCCTGGAGCAATCATCATGGGAATCATGTCACCTATTACAGGTAAGCTTTTTGATAAGTTTGGACCGCGTGCCTTAGCGGTAGTCGGACTTACAATCACAGCGATATCAACATATATGCTCGCTCACCTGCAAGCTGACTCAACCTATTCTTATATCATCATGATCTACTCGATGCGTATGTTTGGATTATCAATGGTTATGATGCCGATTATGACAAATGGTCTCAATCAGCTTCCAACAAGCTTGAATCCGCATGGGACAGCTGTTAATAATACTGCACAGCAAGTTTCAGGTTCTATCGGTACAGCGATCCTTGTTACGATTATGAATACTGTTACGAAAACAGAGGCAGAAAGCTTGATGAGTGGAGTAGATCCAGCGACGATTACGGAGGCTTCAACAGCCGCATTAACACAGCAAGCGCTTCTGTCAGGTATTCAATATTCGTTCTTAGTTGCATTCGGAATTAATATTGTTGCTTTAGTGTTAGCCTTCTTCGTTAAACGCGTAGATACAAGTGCTGAAGCAGTGAATAAGATTGAGAAAGAAAATAAAACATCAACAAAATCAGTTACTGCTTAA
- a CDS encoding aldehyde dehydrogenase family protein yields the protein MNTDFSNIYINGEWRKGSSDSLMKNTNPFTDEELVTIQAATKEDLDEAYEAARIAQAEWANELPQNKRAVLEKVADVMQENEEFIIDWIIKESGSTYIKAISEFRASINILKESTTYPYRMEGKILPSQTAGKENRVYRNPLGVIGIISPWNFPFHLAIRSIAPAIATGNAVVIKPATDTPVTGGLIFASIFEAAGLPKGLINVIVGRGSEIGDEIVTHPTPRLISFTGSTEVGRHIGELAGKNLKKSALELGGNNVFIALKEADIDQAVDSALFGKFYHQGQICMAINRIFVHQDIYEEFAETFVQRAKNLKFGDPSKKDTNVGPLINRDQVDRILKDIEASVSQGAKIRVGGDAEGNVLEPTVITDVNNEMPLAKNEIFGPVAILIPFEKDEDVVQMANAYPYGLSGAVHSKNIEHATDIAHDIHTGMIHINDQSVNDEPHMPFGGEKDSGLGRFNGEWVLEEFTTLKWLSVQRTPRNYGPFISQLK from the coding sequence ATGAACACCGATTTTTCAAATATATATATCAACGGCGAATGGCGAAAAGGAAGCAGCGATAGCTTGATGAAGAACACAAATCCTTTCACGGATGAAGAGCTTGTTACGATTCAAGCTGCAACAAAAGAAGATTTGGATGAAGCTTATGAGGCAGCGAGAATCGCTCAAGCTGAATGGGCAAACGAACTTCCACAAAACAAGCGTGCTGTTTTAGAAAAAGTAGCTGACGTTATGCAAGAGAATGAAGAATTCATCATTGATTGGATCATCAAAGAATCAGGAAGCACGTATATAAAAGCTATTTCTGAATTTCGAGCTTCTATCAATATTTTAAAAGAATCTACAACATACCCATATCGTATGGAAGGAAAAATTCTTCCTTCTCAAACAGCAGGCAAGGAAAACAGAGTGTACCGTAATCCGTTAGGTGTAATTGGAATTATTAGTCCTTGGAATTTCCCTTTCCATTTGGCTATTCGATCCATCGCACCTGCCATCGCGACAGGAAATGCTGTTGTTATTAAACCAGCTACTGACACACCGGTAACAGGCGGATTAATCTTTGCGAGTATTTTTGAAGCAGCCGGACTTCCAAAAGGTCTGATTAACGTAATCGTAGGACGTGGTTCAGAAATTGGAGATGAGATCGTCACACATCCAACTCCTCGTTTGATCTCGTTTACAGGTTCAACAGAAGTCGGAAGACATATCGGAGAACTTGCTGGTAAGAACTTAAAGAAATCTGCTCTAGAATTAGGCGGGAATAACGTATTTATTGCATTAAAAGAAGCAGACATTGATCAGGCAGTAGATTCAGCATTGTTTGGAAAGTTTTATCACCAAGGTCAAATATGTATGGCGATCAATCGAATCTTTGTTCATCAAGACATTTATGAAGAATTTGCAGAAACCTTTGTTCAACGAGCAAAAAACCTTAAATTTGGTGACCCATCCAAAAAAGATACGAACGTTGGTCCTTTAATTAACAGAGATCAAGTAGATCGGATTTTAAAGGATATTGAAGCAAGTGTTTCACAAGGTGCGAAGATTCGTGTTGGTGGAGATGCAGAAGGTAATGTTTTAGAACCAACCGTAATCACAGATGTGAACAATGAAATGCCATTAGCGAAGAATGAAATCTTCGGACCTGTAGCTATTCTAATTCCATTTGAAAAAGATGAAGACGTTGTTCAAATGGCAAATGCATATCCGTACGGACTCAGTGGGGCCGTTCATTCGAAAAACATTGAACATGCAACAGACATAGCTCATGACATTCATACAGGTATGATTCACATTAATGACCAATCTGTTAACGATGAACCTCACATGCCATTTGGTGGAGAAAAAGATTCAGGACTTGGCCGATTTAATGGTGAGTGGGTGTTAGAAGAATTCACTACTCTAAAATGGTTATCTGTGCAACGTACTCCAAGAAATTATGGACCTTTTATTAGTCAATTAAAGTAA